A region from the Candidatus Woesearchaeota archaeon genome encodes:
- a CDS encoding proteasome assembly chaperone family protein — MISIKLKKKPKNVRIIEGFPGFGLVGTIATEFLLEHLGTEQIGEFVYDVLPPTIALHKGKLVHPMGVHYVKKYNLVVLHTLLNTKGEEWSIAETIAKMASSLSAKEIISLEGVNALIPTEEPSVFYYGNPSFAKCGAEPLKEGIIIGVTASLMLRVKKVSCLFAETHSALPDSKAAAKIVEVLNNYLKLGLDTKPLLEQAIQFEHKLKTILEQTGKATQEADKKALSYLG; from the coding sequence ATGATTTCTATCAAGTTGAAAAAAAAGCCAAAGAATGTTCGTATCATTGAGGGGTTTCCCGGGTTCGGCCTTGTCGGCACTATCGCGACGGAGTTCTTGCTTGAGCATCTTGGCACGGAACAAATTGGCGAATTTGTTTATGATGTGCTTCCACCTACGATTGCTTTGCATAAGGGGAAGCTTGTGCATCCTATGGGTGTGCACTATGTCAAGAAGTATAACCTGGTTGTCCTCCACACACTCTTGAACACGAAGGGAGAGGAGTGGAGCATTGCGGAAACCATTGCGAAGATGGCATCGTCGCTTTCTGCAAAAGAAATCATTTCTCTTGAAGGCGTTAATGCCTTAATTCCGACAGAGGAGCCAAGCGTCTTTTATTATGGCAACCCTTCGTTTGCCAAGTGCGGGGCTGAACCCCTCAAGGAAGGTATCATCATTGGTGTAACGGCAAGCTTAATGCTTCGTGTGAAGAAGGTGAGTTGTCTTTTTGCAGAGACGCATTCTGCGCTTCCTGACTCGAAGGCGGCTGCTAAGATTGTGGAGGTGCTGAATAACTATCTCAAGCTCGGACTTGACACGAAGCCGTTACTTGAACAGGCCATTCAGTTTGAGCACAAGCTCAAAACAATTCTCGAACAAACAGGCAAGGCAACGCAGGAAGCGGACAAGAAAGCGCTGAGCTATTTGGGTTAG
- the dph5 gene encoding diphthine synthase: protein MTLYLIGIGLANEEDISVRGLTSIKTCEHVYLEGYTSILESGKDRLEALYAKPITILDRDDVEKGCERMVEQAKTKNVAFLAVGDVFSATTHIALYLEAKKRNVPVTVIHGASILTAVGKTGLELYKFGKTTSIPFLHENVTTPYTVLVTNKNAGLHTLFLLDLTPNKNRFLTIPQAARYLLEQERQQRKGVVDETTMGVACSRLGWSDETITYATLHALATERVPTGKPPSCLIIPADLHFIEEEALAHYSR from the coding sequence ATGACTCTCTACCTCATCGGCATCGGCCTCGCAAATGAAGAAGACATCTCTGTTCGAGGACTCACGAGCATCAAGACGTGCGAACACGTGTACTTAGAAGGCTACACCTCCATCCTCGAATCAGGAAAGGACCGCCTCGAAGCGCTCTACGCAAAACCCATTACCATCCTCGACCGCGACGATGTGGAAAAAGGTTGCGAACGCATGGTAGAACAAGCAAAAACAAAAAATGTCGCCTTCCTCGCCGTTGGTGACGTCTTCTCTGCAACCACACACATCGCGCTTTATCTCGAAGCAAAAAAAAGAAACGTTCCTGTCACCGTCATTCACGGAGCCTCCATCCTCACCGCCGTCGGCAAAACAGGACTGGAACTCTACAAATTCGGCAAAACAACATCCATACCCTTCCTCCACGAGAACGTCACAACACCGTACACCGTTCTTGTAACAAACAAAAACGCAGGCCTCCACACCCTCTTCCTCCTCGACCTCACCCCGAACAAAAACCGTTTCCTCACCATTCCACAAGCAGCCCGCTACCTCCTCGAACAAGAACGCCAACAAAGAAAAGGCGTCGTTGATGAAACCACAATGGGCGTGGCGTGCTCGCGCCTCGGGTGGAGCGACGAAACCATCACGTACGCAACCTTGCATGCGCTGGCCACTGAGCGCGTCCCGACGGGCAAGCCGCCCTCATGCCTCATCATCCCTGCCGACCTGCACTTCATAGAAGAGGAAGCACTCGCACACTACTCGCGATAA
- a CDS encoding slipin family protein → MAWWVYVGVLVAGYFVLGLRVINEYERGVKFTFGKFWNVMNPGLRIVFPIIQSYQRVDMRVKAVDVPDQDCITKDNISVNVNAVVYYKVVDAKKAIISVENFRYAMQQLAQTTMRNIIGEVELDELLSQREKLSESIRNIVDKASDPWGIQVDNVDLKDVLLPRDMKRVMSKQAEAEREKRAVIIKAEGEVVAAQNLSKAAKMLSASPGALHLRTLNTLNDLSSDQSNTVVFAVPLEILRAFGK, encoded by the coding sequence ATGGCTTGGTGGGTGTACGTTGGGGTTCTTGTTGCAGGGTATTTCGTTCTTGGTTTGCGCGTGATTAATGAATACGAGCGCGGCGTTAAGTTCACGTTTGGAAAATTCTGGAACGTAATGAATCCCGGGCTGCGCATTGTTTTTCCTATTATTCAGTCGTATCAGCGGGTGGATATGCGGGTGAAGGCGGTGGACGTTCCTGATCAAGACTGTATTACGAAGGACAACATCTCTGTCAACGTCAACGCGGTCGTGTACTACAAAGTGGTTGATGCAAAAAAAGCCATCATTAGTGTTGAGAACTTTCGCTATGCAATGCAGCAGCTTGCCCAAACGACGATGCGAAACATCATTGGCGAGGTGGAGCTTGACGAGCTCCTCTCTCAACGGGAGAAGCTGAGTGAGAGCATCCGCAACATTGTCGATAAGGCGTCGGATCCGTGGGGCATCCAAGTTGATAACGTTGATTTGAAAGACGTCCTTCTGCCGAGGGATATGAAGCGGGTGATGAGCAAGCAGGCAGAAGCGGAGCGTGAGAAGCGGGCTGTCATCATCAAAGCAGAGGGGGAGGTTGTTGCTGCACAGAATCTTTCCAAAGCGGCGAAGATGCTGAGCGCATCGCCCGGGGCGTTGCATTTGAGAACGCTTAACACCCTCAACGATTTGAGTTCAGACCAGTCCAACACGGTTGTGTTTGCCGTTCCGCTTGAAATTTTGCGGGCGTTTGGAAAATAA